One window of Oligoflexus sp. genomic DNA carries:
- a CDS encoding glutamate-5-semialdehyde dehydrogenase: MSDFTRDDLLEKARAAHDSAVRLRRYQEKDRRNAILAIKDALIASRADILKANEKDIVAARRHDLSEAMIDRLTLTESRLRSLADALQTIAESQPVLGRIDEQHTRADGLIVQKKRIPLGVIGVIFESRPNVLIDCTALAIKSGNAILLKGGSDAAHSNAILGQLVQGAMAPFIPRESVQVIPSGDRQLTMEMVKLVGLIDLIIPRGGEGLIRMIQEHARIPVIAHAKGLCHLYIHADAPLDKARAIALNAKVQRPSVCNAIETMLVHEQHAGAYLSDLLRALTEAGVRLRVDEKIWQLGPESGWEKAVAEDWDTEYLDKILSVRLVASEDEAIDHILQHGSHHTEAIVCQDQGVIQKFEDALDSSCLAINASTRFNDGGELGLGAEIGISTTKLHAYGPMGARELTTTRFVVQGTGHCRS; encoded by the coding sequence ATGAGTGACTTCACTCGGGATGATTTATTGGAAAAAGCCCGCGCTGCGCATGACAGTGCTGTCAGGTTGCGCCGCTATCAGGAAAAAGATCGGCGGAATGCGATCCTTGCCATTAAAGATGCCTTGATCGCTTCCCGCGCTGATATTTTAAAAGCCAACGAGAAGGATATTGTCGCCGCGCGTCGGCACGATCTGTCCGAGGCCATGATTGATCGACTCACCCTGACCGAAAGCCGGCTCAGATCATTGGCGGATGCCCTGCAAACCATAGCCGAAAGCCAGCCGGTCCTTGGGCGAATCGATGAGCAGCACACCCGCGCGGATGGACTTATCGTTCAGAAAAAGCGGATACCCTTGGGCGTGATCGGCGTTATTTTTGAAAGCCGGCCGAATGTTCTGATTGATTGCACTGCCCTGGCTATCAAATCAGGCAATGCCATTCTTTTAAAAGGCGGCAGCGACGCCGCGCATTCCAATGCTATCCTCGGGCAGCTGGTGCAGGGTGCGATGGCTCCCTTTATCCCCCGGGAATCGGTGCAGGTGATTCCGAGCGGGGATCGACAGCTCACCATGGAAATGGTGAAGCTGGTTGGACTGATCGATCTGATTATACCCCGCGGCGGCGAAGGATTGATTCGCATGATCCAGGAGCATGCAAGGATTCCTGTGATTGCTCATGCCAAGGGACTTTGTCATCTTTACATCCATGCTGATGCCCCCCTGGATAAGGCCCGCGCTATCGCGTTAAATGCCAAGGTGCAAAGGCCTTCCGTCTGCAATGCCATCGAAACGATGCTGGTTCATGAGCAGCATGCCGGCGCTTATCTGAGTGATCTTCTGCGCGCCCTGACCGAGGCCGGTGTGCGTCTGCGCGTCGATGAAAAAATCTGGCAGCTGGGTCCGGAGTCAGGCTGGGAAAAAGCCGTGGCCGAAGATTGGGACACGGAATATCTGGACAAGATCCTTTCGGTGCGTCTGGTCGCTTCCGAAGATGAGGCGATTGATCACATCCTTCAGCACGGCAGTCATCATACCGAGGCGATTGTCTGTCAGGATCAAGGGGTCATCCAAAAATTTGAAGATGCTCTGGACTCATCCTGCCTTGCCATCAATGCCAGCACCCGCTTCAATGATGGCGGCGAATTGGGACTGGGGGCGGAAATCGGCATCTCGACCACCAAGCTCCATGCTTACGGACCCATGGGCGCAAGGGAATTGACGACGACGCGCTTTGTGGTGCAAGGTACGGGTCACTGCCGCAGTTAA
- a CDS encoding DeoR family transcriptional regulator translates to MSLAESSPYFSQMAGGDYLQIIARAVDSRDAKLNPEDIPWVIGALTLVGRNMEADGILQRWMPRLSTAQLIIARCFLGSAFCREGRQDLSRKLFISNLRDAKALGDSQSLCFAYQGLGFYRYRQGRLHATRLWAQAGAKEAIAADFDYGYVLTMELLGHSQLNLGQIHSGFRTLSMARQKAQALGRGALLQAMDHTMVMYRSAFGLGKHSDEIVTVLQETITRSSYEDSYTQASLNLELSRVLLLRGQLRRSKALLERTSELVYRIDNPNLEMNHNLLLAHILRKQGETHQALSLVRAARHRAQSRSDLRQHIRALGFEAQLLGEMGRVFDQQALLPDIEALTRRCGGLISWRMLQRMRGTPGNNSRPGDDPLGDLVDQVKFYPAAAMQDVVRSGWLGFLPNVLGLRPHESALVFDVEPGSVTIVDRGEVVHHVEGCSGLMRKLIKWLAKGESAKERLTSSLWGRSYDPARHDKQIYGLVAKTRRFLGAYGEWIEASESGYRLRPQIRVLTQDLRTPQPISLLQNDASEQEALPALNVRQATVLSWMRAGEIIEPKAICDRLKVSDATASRDLAKLLELGLAYRMGKGRTTRYAYGPT, encoded by the coding sequence GTGTCGCTCGCAGAATCAAGCCCTTATTTTTCCCAGATGGCCGGTGGTGATTACCTTCAAATCATTGCCCGTGCTGTGGATTCGCGTGATGCGAAGCTGAATCCTGAGGATATCCCTTGGGTCATCGGGGCTTTGACTTTGGTCGGACGCAACATGGAAGCGGATGGTATCCTGCAACGCTGGATGCCGCGCCTGTCAACGGCTCAGCTGATCATTGCGCGTTGTTTCCTGGGCTCCGCTTTTTGCCGTGAAGGTCGTCAGGATCTTTCACGCAAACTTTTCATCAGCAACCTTCGCGACGCCAAAGCCCTCGGCGACAGCCAATCGCTCTGCTTTGCCTATCAGGGTCTTGGATTTTACCGCTATCGTCAGGGCCGTTTGCATGCCACGCGGCTTTGGGCTCAGGCCGGAGCGAAAGAGGCGATTGCCGCCGACTTTGATTACGGTTATGTCCTCACCATGGAACTCCTGGGACATTCCCAATTGAATCTTGGTCAGATCCACAGCGGTTTCCGCACGCTGTCGATGGCTCGGCAGAAAGCCCAGGCTTTGGGTCGGGGCGCGCTGCTTCAGGCCATGGATCATACCATGGTCATGTACCGCTCGGCCTTCGGCCTCGGCAAGCACAGTGACGAAATCGTGACTGTCCTGCAGGAAACGATCACCCGCTCGTCCTATGAAGACAGCTATACCCAGGCGTCCCTCAATCTCGAGCTGTCCCGGGTTTTGCTCCTTCGCGGACAGCTGCGGCGATCAAAGGCTCTTTTGGAGCGAACGAGCGAACTCGTCTATCGCATCGATAATCCCAATCTGGAAATGAATCATAACCTTCTGCTGGCGCATATCCTCCGAAAGCAGGGTGAAACGCATCAGGCGCTTAGTCTGGTCCGTGCCGCACGGCATCGGGCCCAGTCCCGCTCCGATCTGAGGCAGCATATTCGCGCCCTTGGGTTCGAAGCGCAGCTGCTTGGTGAAATGGGCCGTGTCTTTGATCAGCAGGCCCTACTTCCCGATATTGAAGCTCTTACACGGCGCTGCGGTGGTTTGATCAGCTGGCGGATGCTGCAGCGCATGCGCGGAACTCCGGGCAATAACAGTCGGCCGGGTGATGATCCCCTGGGCGATCTTGTGGATCAGGTGAAATTTTATCCGGCTGCGGCAATGCAGGACGTGGTGCGCAGCGGCTGGCTCGGCTTCCTTCCGAATGTTTTGGGATTAAGGCCGCATGAATCGGCTTTGGTTTTTGATGTGGAGCCGGGCTCGGTCACGATCGTGGATCGTGGTGAGGTCGTTCATCATGTCGAGGGCTGCTCAGGCCTCATGCGCAAACTTATCAAGTGGCTGGCCAAAGGGGAAAGCGCCAAGGAACGCCTGACGTCTTCACTGTGGGGTCGTTCCTATGATCCAGCGCGTCATGACAAACAGATTTACGGATTGGTGGCCAAGACCCGACGTTTTCTGGGAGCCTATGGGGAGTGGATTGAAGCGAGTGAAAGTGGCTACCGTCTGCGTCCGCAGATCCGGGTTTTGACCCAGGACCTTCGCACGCCGCAGCCGATTTCTCTTTTGCAAAACGATGCCTCCGAGCAGGAAGCGCTGCCGGCATTGAATGTTCGTCAGGCCACAGTGCTGAGTTGGATGCGCGCCGGCGAGATCATCGAACCCAAAGCCATCTGCGATCGCCTCAAGGTTTCCGATGCCACGGCGAGTCGGGATTTAGCGAAACTATTGGAGCTGGGCCTTGCCTATCGCATGGGCAAAGGCCGCACCACACGATATGCCTACGGGCCTACGTAA
- a CDS encoding isovaleryl-CoA dehydrogenase: MEAWQTHEVTNQSPALLDYNLYLQDHALREALQREGASWAAPQLEQWGAELGRAEAHDNGRLANEYPPVLKTFDARGHRVDQVEFHPAWHQLLHDVARRGLHTGPWSETRPSAHVARAAAYLLQTQVETGTLCPTTMTYGVIPVLRKGPTWVQSWLSTLYSKEHDPRDLPFSMKKGGLLGMGMTEKQGGSDVRSNSTEARRLNGDEYLLRGHKWFFSAPMCDAHLVLARSSSGLSCFFVPRWRPDGSKNAIHIQRLKHKLGNRSNASSEVEFHDAWAILLGEEGRGVPTIIEMGTYTRLDCAIGTAGLMRQGLSQALHHANHRQTFGKKLCHHPLMQNVLADLALESEAATALAMRLARAFDQQEDEAETIVRRLLTPAAKFWVCKRGCEFMEEAMEVLGGNGYCEDYNLPRMYREMPVNSIWEGSGNIMCLDVLRALQKNPRAMDVLAHEMQAGAAHPLLDRHRDGIMQRLKTETAQEAMARRLTQDLILGVQAALLLRHAPPYVAEAFCQSRLAHDWGYTYGSLGPTVHFSAILERAWPTRG; this comes from the coding sequence GTGGAAGCCTGGCAAACTCATGAGGTGACGAATCAGTCACCCGCGCTTTTGGACTACAATCTTTATCTTCAGGATCATGCTCTGCGCGAGGCCTTGCAGCGCGAAGGTGCGTCTTGGGCTGCTCCACAATTGGAGCAGTGGGGCGCTGAACTCGGTCGCGCTGAGGCCCATGACAACGGTCGCCTGGCCAACGAATATCCGCCCGTACTGAAAACTTTTGATGCCCGCGGTCATCGCGTGGACCAGGTGGAGTTTCATCCGGCCTGGCATCAGCTTTTGCATGATGTCGCCCGACGTGGTCTTCATACAGGCCCATGGTCCGAGACGCGACCTTCGGCCCATGTGGCCCGGGCTGCGGCCTATCTTCTGCAAACGCAGGTGGAAACGGGAACGCTTTGTCCCACGACCATGACCTATGGTGTGATCCCTGTGCTGCGCAAAGGTCCGACCTGGGTGCAGAGCTGGCTTTCGACTCTCTATTCCAAAGAACATGATCCCAGGGACCTGCCCTTTTCCATGAAAAAAGGCGGACTTCTGGGAATGGGCATGACCGAGAAACAGGGCGGCTCGGATGTCAGGAGCAATAGCACGGAAGCGCGGCGCTTGAACGGCGACGAATATCTTCTGCGCGGTCACAAATGGTTTTTCTCGGCTCCCATGTGCGATGCGCATCTGGTCCTGGCTCGCAGCTCATCCGGTTTATCCTGTTTCTTCGTTCCCCGCTGGCGACCGGATGGCAGTAAGAATGCGATTCACATTCAAAGACTGAAACATAAACTCGGCAATCGTTCGAACGCATCCAGCGAAGTGGAATTCCATGATGCATGGGCTATCCTTTTAGGTGAAGAGGGGCGGGGCGTTCCCACCATTATTGAAATGGGCACCTACACAAGGCTCGACTGCGCGATCGGAACAGCTGGACTGATGCGCCAGGGCTTAAGTCAGGCCTTGCATCATGCCAACCATAGACAGACCTTTGGCAAAAAGCTGTGTCACCACCCGCTCATGCAGAATGTCCTCGCTGATCTGGCTCTTGAATCCGAGGCTGCAACAGCGCTTGCCATGCGTCTTGCGCGCGCTTTCGATCAGCAGGAAGATGAAGCGGAAACGATAGTCCGTCGCCTTCTGACACCCGCGGCCAAATTCTGGGTGTGCAAGCGCGGCTGTGAATTCATGGAAGAGGCCATGGAGGTGCTCGGCGGCAATGGTTACTGCGAGGACTATAATCTGCCGCGCATGTATCGCGAGATGCCGGTGAATTCCATCTGGGAAGGTTCCGGCAATATCATGTGCCTGGATGTTCTGCGTGCTCTGCAGAAAAATCCGCGAGCCATGGATGTGCTCGCCCATGAAATGCAAGCAGGCGCCGCGCACCCGCTTTTGGATCGGCATCGCGATGGAATCATGCAGCGCCTGAAAACGGAAACGGCCCAGGAAGCCATGGCCCGTCGCCTGACCCAGGACCTTATCCTTGGCGTCCAGGCTGCACTCCTTCTACGCCATGCCCCGCCTTATGTTGCCGAGGCCTTCTGCCAGTCGCGTCTGGCTCATGACTGGGGTTATACTTACGGCAGTCTTGGTCCGACTGTTCATTTTTCTGCAATACTGGAAAGGGCCTGGCCCACGCGCGGGTAG
- the proB gene encoding glutamate 5-kinase: protein MSSTLKLRSEWPGQCQRLIVKIGSAALAHPETGVDQKKIEQIVADCARLLQQGIEVIVVSSGAISIGRRHIPAEADGSIAYLQACSAIGQPLLMRCYTQAFHHHQKQCAQVLLTHEDVRDSKRKLNLKNMMNKLLEAGITPILNENDSVSYAEITVGDNDQLAAMTSEMMDADGLIILTTPDGLYDRDPGLGDAQNLRLVAFDERFEKLNLAGKTSVGRGGMLTKLEAVRKLTPLGIPVILATFKKDQPVIAALEGGGTFFEVSPQATRKSRHRWLTASARLGATIKIDRGASEAVLNNRSLLPSGIHRVEGSFKRGDCVKILCGNRIVALGLVEYSASELRKIQGRQSQEIATILGHCPSKVAVHKDNLVIREENHE from the coding sequence ATGAGCAGCACGCTAAAGCTTCGTTCGGAATGGCCCGGCCAGTGTCAAAGACTGATTGTGAAGATTGGTTCGGCGGCGCTGGCGCATCCGGAAACGGGTGTCGATCAGAAAAAAATTGAGCAGATCGTCGCCGACTGCGCCCGGCTTTTGCAGCAGGGGATCGAAGTGATCGTCGTCAGCTCGGGCGCGATCTCCATCGGGCGTCGTCATATCCCGGCCGAGGCGGATGGCAGCATCGCCTATCTGCAGGCCTGCAGTGCCATCGGTCAGCCGCTCCTCATGCGCTGCTATACCCAGGCCTTTCATCACCATCAGAAGCAGTGCGCCCAGGTCCTGCTCACGCACGAGGATGTGCGCGATAGCAAAAGAAAATTGAACCTGAAAAACATGATGAACAAACTGCTTGAAGCCGGCATCACTCCGATTCTGAATGAGAATGATTCGGTGAGTTATGCCGAAATCACAGTCGGTGACAACGATCAGCTGGCGGCCATGACCAGTGAGATGATGGATGCCGATGGGCTGATCATACTCACCACGCCCGATGGTCTTTACGATCGTGATCCAGGTTTGGGTGACGCTCAGAATCTGCGGCTGGTGGCTTTTGATGAGCGATTTGAAAAGCTGAATCTGGCCGGAAAAACCAGCGTCGGACGCGGCGGTATGCTGACGAAGCTGGAAGCCGTGAGAAAGCTCACGCCCCTTGGTATTCCCGTGATCCTGGCCACCTTTAAAAAGGATCAGCCCGTGATCGCCGCGCTGGAAGGCGGCGGAACATTTTTTGAAGTCAGTCCGCAGGCCACACGCAAATCCAGGCACCGCTGGCTGACGGCAAGCGCAAGGCTCGGCGCCACGATTAAAATTGATCGCGGTGCCAGTGAAGCTGTCTTGAATAATCGTTCTCTTCTGCCTTCTGGTATCCATCGCGTCGAGGGTAGTTTCAAACGGGGTGATTGTGTCAAAATCCTTTGCGGCAATCGCATCGTGGCCCTGGGGCTGGTGGAATATTCAGCCAGTGAACTCCGGAAAATTCAGGGCCGTCAGAGCCAGGAGATTGCCACGATCCTGGGCCACTGCCCGTCGAAAGTTGCCGTTCATAAAGACAACCTCGTGATTCGGGAGGAAAACCATGAGTGA
- a CDS encoding LLM class flavin-dependent oxidoreductase: protein MKYGFWMPVFGGWLRNVEDEGMEASWDYVKRLTQAAEKLGYDLTLIAELMLNDIKGIQAPSMDAWTTAAALAAVTEKLELLVAVRPTYHAPGPFAKQVAQIDQISQGRLSLNVVSSWWKDEAKRFGIPFDVHDDRYARTTEWLQILDAAFHEPEVSFHGRYYDIEGLIVEPKPVRKPRPLIYAGGESEAAKNMIARMADVYVMHGDPPERLQPKIADMKRRRESFGLPPMQFGVAAYSIIRSTKAEVDKEIARITDVSPGSSGYANYQDFIQNSQLDQVLNLEDYSVSNRGLKSGLMGTPQQVIDRIGSFADVGVDLFLLQCSPQLEEMQRFSEDIIQKL from the coding sequence ATGAAATACGGGTTTTGGATGCCGGTCTTTGGCGGCTGGCTGCGCAACGTGGAAGACGAGGGCATGGAGGCGAGCTGGGATTACGTCAAGCGTCTGACCCAGGCCGCGGAAAAGCTCGGTTATGATTTGACTCTGATCGCCGAACTCATGCTGAACGACATCAAAGGCATTCAGGCTCCGTCCATGGATGCCTGGACTACGGCTGCGGCCTTGGCTGCCGTTACGGAAAAACTGGAACTTCTGGTGGCCGTGCGTCCGACCTATCATGCGCCGGGACCTTTTGCGAAACAGGTGGCGCAGATCGATCAGATTTCGCAGGGCCGGCTCTCGTTAAACGTGGTTTCCTCCTGGTGGAAGGACGAAGCCAAACGCTTTGGAATTCCTTTCGACGTGCATGACGATCGTTACGCGCGGACCACGGAATGGCTCCAGATTTTGGATGCTGCGTTTCATGAACCTGAAGTGTCCTTCCACGGCCGTTATTATGATATCGAAGGTTTGATCGTGGAACCCAAGCCGGTACGCAAACCCCGGCCTTTGATCTATGCCGGCGGAGAATCGGAAGCGGCCAAGAATATGATCGCCCGCATGGCCGATGTTTACGTGATGCACGGTGATCCCCCCGAGCGCCTTCAGCCCAAAATTGCGGATATGAAGCGCCGCCGTGAATCCTTTGGTTTGCCGCCGATGCAATTCGGTGTAGCCGCGTATTCCATCATCCGCAGCACGAAGGCGGAAGTGGACAAGGAAATCGCCCGCATCACGGACGTCTCGCCGGGATCGAGCGGCTATGCGAACTATCAGGATTTTATCCAGAATTCGCAGCTGGATCAGGTGCTCAACCTCGAAGATTACTCCGTATCGAATCGCGGATTGAAATCTGGACTGATGGGAACGCCTCAGCAGGTGATTGACCGCATCGGATCCTTTGCGGATGTGGGTGTGGACCTTTTCCTTCTGCAGTGCAGCCCTCAGTTGGAAGAGATGCAGCGCTTCTCGGAAGATATTATTCAAAAACTTTGA